A genomic window from Candidatus Acidiferrales bacterium includes:
- a CDS encoding nitroreductase/quinone reductase family protein produces MVVIIKILFRSIFPIFVFLYQRTSGKVGGSMQGLRVLLPTTTGRKTGKKRITPLGYFEHDGGYAIICP; encoded by the coding sequence ATGGTTGTGATAATAAAGATTCTCTTCAGGTCTATTTTCCCCATTTTCGTCTTTTTGTATCAACGCACCAGCGGAAAGGTCGGCGGCAGCATGCAGGGGCTCCGGGTGCTCCTCCCGACCACCACCGGACGCAAGACCGGCAAAAAGCGGATCACGCCGCTAGGGTACTTTGAGCACGACGGCGGCTACGCCATTATCTGTCCGTAG